A window of the Fusarium fujikuroi IMI 58289 draft genome, chromosome FFUJ_chr09 genome harbors these coding sequences:
- a CDS encoding probable histone acetyltransferase, producing the protein MAGGTPSGEPTVGSGEPRLKSLATPETITTGCIAWVEKEGQPRRAEILSIKTTKSGKQFYCNFDNFNKRLDEWVPVVRLDFTREVEWPNPEKDKPKDPKTKKAPAAQSKKTQPSKKSQKRPGKREQSVASEANTPHPWTESQNRQKSASIGPDGESQARASVDGATPVGGDDMDVDEKEAEVKREPAEFSREVEIEKLRTSGSMTQNPTEVSRIRNISKVQFGRFDLYPWYFSPYPEIFSQEDVIFICEFCLSYYGDEKAFTRHRRKCTLQHPPGNELYRNEDISFFEIDGRRQRTWCRNLCLLSKMFLDHKTLYYDVDPFLFYVMTVRTEKGCHLVGYFSKEKESADGYNVACILTMPQYQRKGYGRLLIQFSYELSRIEGKLGSPEKPLSDLGLLSYRQYWSENILELLMGYNEREEKVTIEAISTALAMTTQDVEHTLQALRMQVYHKSDHKIVIPEKLIQQREKTKLKRKRTVDPTKIQWKPPVFTASSRTWGW; encoded by the exons ATGGCCGGTGGCACACCTAGCGGCGAGCCCACCGTCGGCTCAGGCGAGCCGCGACTAAAAAGCCTTGCGACCCCAGAGACAATAACAACAGGTTGTATTGCCTGGGTCGAAAAGGAAGGTCAACCACGACGCGCCGAAATCCTTAGTATCAAGACGACAAAAAGCGGCAAGCAATTCTATTGCAATTTCGATAACTTCAATAAACGATTAGATGAATGGGTTCCTGTGGTTAGGCTGGACTTTACTCGAGAGGTCGAATGGCCAAACCCGGAAAAGGACAAGCCCAAAGACCCCAAAACGAAGAAAGCGCCCGCCGCACAATCCAAGAAGACACAACCTTCTAAGAAGTCACAAAAGAGGCCTGGGAAGCGGGAGCAGTCGGTTGCTTCAGAGGCAAATACCCCACATCCATGGACTG AATCCCAAAATCGTCAGAAGTCTGCCTCGATCGGGCCCGATGGTGAAAGCCAAGCTCGCGCCAGTGTTGATGGTGCAACACCTGTTGGAGGCGACGACATGGATGTagatgagaaggaagctgaagTCAAAAGGGAACCAGCAGAATTCAGCCGTGAagtcgagatcgagaagctccGCACATCCGGCTCGATGACACAGAACCCGACCGAAGTATCTCGAATTCGAAATATCTCCAAGGTACAATTTGGGCGTTTCGACCTTTACCCCTGGTACTTTTCACCTTATCCCGAAATCTTCAGTCAGGAGGATGTGATTTTCATTTGCGAATTCTGTTTAAGTTACTATGGAGATGAGAAGGCCTTTACGCGACATCGACGAAAGTGCACCCTACAACATCCACCTGGAAACGAGCTTTACCGGAACGAGGATATATCATTCTTTGAAATCGATGGTCGGCGACAACGAACGTGGTGCCGCAACCTCTGTTTGCTGTCCAAGATGTTTCTTGACCACAAGACACTATACTATGACGTGGATCCCTTCCTGTTCTATGTCATGACTGTGCGAACCGAAAAGGGGTGTCACTTGGTAGGATATTTCTCTAAGGAAAAAGAGAGTGCGGACGGATACAATGTTGCATGTATTCTAACCATGCCGCAATACCAACGCAAAGGCTATGGTCGACTTCTGATTCAGTTCTCGTATGAGCTTTCTCGCATTGAAGGAAAGCTCGGGTCTCCAGAAAAGCCATTGTCGGATTTGGGTCTGCTGAGTTACCGACAGTATTGGTCAGAGAACATTCTGGAGCTACTTATGGGATACAACGAGCGTGAGGAGAAGGTCACGATCGAGGCGATATCAACAGCGCTGGCTATGACAACACAGGACGTAGAGCATACCCTGCAAGCTCTCAGGATGCAGGTATACCACAAGAGCGACCACAAGATTGTGATTCCTGAGAAGTTGATCCAGCAACGGGAGAAGAccaagttgaagaggaaacGAACAGTGGATCCAACCAAGATTCAATGGAAGCCCCCAGTGTTCACAGCTTCAAGCCGGACATGGGGTTGGTAA
- a CDS encoding related to 3`-5` exonuclease: protein MAALSSNWKKLQAKLKEESASKPSLKRKSETLPTNPPAKKSKVQKSPPKPLRRPTKAAQTTAKKPMGGVHSSKIEESVSGTSASLALWAEDHDVSAEALAEAYCLGAKDNSMMLASAKDKINHGITEGIEIGKYIAIDCEMVGVGPGGHESALARVSIVDFHGVQIYDSYVKPKEKVTNWRTAVSGIDQKKMRFAREFEEVQADIDKLLQGRILIGHDLKHDLDALILSHPGKDIRDTAKFPGFKKYGNGRKPALRVLAQKILGVEIQGGAHSSIEDARATMLLFRKHKQAFDVDHANRYAPKPASGGQKGVKSKKKSK, encoded by the coding sequence atggcggcgCTTTCTTCCAACTGGAAGAAGCTCCAGGCGAAACTCAAGGAAGAGTCTGCATCAAAGCCATCTCTCAAGCGCAAATCAGAGACCTTACCAACGAATCCACCAGCTAAAAAGTCCAAGGTGCAAAAGTCGCCCCCAAAACCGCTTAGAAGACCAACAAAAGCAGCTCAAACAACAGCCAAAAAGCCAATGGGTGGTGTTCACAGTTCGAAAATTGAGGAGTCAGTATCTGGGACCTCAGCATCTCTTGCACTATGGGCCGAAGACCATGATGTGTCTGCAGAAGCCCTAGCAGAGGCATACTGTCTGGGCGCAAAGGACAATTCGATGATGCTCGCCTCAGCAAAGGACAAAATCAACCATGGAATCACAGAAGGGATTGAGATTGGAAAATACATCGCTATCGATTGCGAAATGGTTGGCGTGGGGCCAGGTGGTCATGAATCAGCTCTCGCTCGCGTGAGCATCGTCGATTTTCACGGTGTGCAGATTTACGACTCTTATGTGAAGCCTAAGGAGAAGGTCACAAACTGGAGGACAGCGGTCAGTGGAATTGAccaaaagaagatgagatttgCAAGGGAATTCgaagaagttcaagcagACATCGACAAGCTTCTCCAAGGCCGAATATTGATTGGACATGATCTCAAGCATGATCTAGACGCCCTCATTCTCAGCCACCCCGGAAAAGACATCCGCGATACCGCCAAATTCCCAGGGTTCAAGAAATatggaaatggaagaaaGCCAGCCCTGCGGGTTCTCGCTCAAAAGATCCTGGGCGTTGAGATACAGGGAGGCGCACATTCTAGTATTGAGGATGCGCGAGCAACTATGTTGCTTTTTCGCAAGCACAAGCAGGCGTTTGACGTTGACCATGCAAATCGATATGCGCCGAAACCAGCATCAGGCGGCCAGAAAGGCGTCAAATcgaaaaagaagagcaaatGA